The Xanthomonas sp. DAR 80977 nucleotide sequence ACCGGCCAGTCGGATCCTGCCTGTTCTCGCCGGCATGGGATTGCGCGCTGTTGCCAATCCCCAATCCCCAATCCCCAATCCCGGCGGCCATCAGGCCGCCAAAGCAGCAAACGCCGGCCGGGTCAGGTTCTCCGGGTCGCCGTCGGTGCAGGCCACTTCGTCCTCGATGCGGATGCCGCCGCAGGGCTTGAACTGCGCCACGCGGGCCCAGTCCACGCTGGCGGCGTGGCCGGCCTGCTTCACTTCGTCCAGCAGCATGTCGATGAAGTACACGCCCGGTTCGATCGTCACCACCATGCCGGGTTCGAGCACGCGGGTCATGCGCAGGTAGGGGTGGCCGGCGGGGCGCTCGATGCGGCCGCCGCGGTCGCTGGCGGCGAAGCCGGCCACGTCGTGCACCTGCAGGCCGATCGGATGGCCGAGGCCGTGCGGGAAGAACGCGGCGCTGACGCCGGTGGCCAGCGCGGCTTCCGGCGACACGGTGATCACGCCGAAGTCCTTGAGCACGCCCATCAGCGCCAGGTGCGCATCGAGGTGCAACTGCTTGTAGTCCACGCCGGCGCGCACGCTCTGGCCCATGCGGAGCTGCGCGGCGTCCACCGCGTCGATCAGCGCCTGGAACTCGCTGCCGCGGTCGGCGGCGTAGCTGCGGGTGATGTCGCTGGCGTAGCCGTGCGCGGACGCGCCGGCATCGATCAGGAAGCTGCGCCGTTGCGCCGGCGCCTGCCGCTGCAGTTCGGTGTAGTGCAGCACCGCGCCATGCTCGTTCAGCGCGACGATGTTGCCGTACGGCAGCTCGTTGGCGTCCTGGCCCACCGCGCCGCAATACGCCATGTGGATCTCGAACTCGCTGCGGCCGTCGCGGAACGCGGCCTCGGCGGCGCGGTGGCCGCGCACCGCCAGCTGCTGCGCCTGGCGCATCAGCGCCAGTTCGTAGGCGGTCTTGTAGGCGCGGTGGTACTCCAGGTACTGGACCACCGCGTCCGGATTGTTCGGCACGTAGTCGCCCAGCGCGCTCTGCGCCTCGCCGAGGATCGCGCACCGCGCGGCCGGCCCCGGCAGCAGCGCGAGCGCCTCTTCCGGCGTGCGGATCACGTGGATGTCGCAATGTTCCACCCACCAGCCGTCCGGTGCGGCCGGCACCACGTGCCAGTAGTCGCGCGGCTGGTGGAAGATCAGCTGCGGGCGGCGCCCGGGGGTGTACACCAGCCAGCTGTTCGGCACCCGGGTCAGCGGCAGCCAGGCCTTGAACTGCGGATTCACCGCGTACGGATAGTCGCGATCGTCGAACAGCTGGTAGTGCAGCGTGCCGCTGGGCACCACCAGGTGGTCGAAGCCGCCGCGCGCCAGCGCCGTGTCGGCGCGTTGCGCCAGCGTGCGCAGGTGCTCGGCGTACAGGGCGCTGGGGTCGTGCTGGCTCATGGCGGCTCGTTCGGCGATGCGGAAAAGTGGATGCCAAGTTTGCCGCAAACGGCGCGGGCGTGTTGGCGCGCCGCGTGCCTGCGCATGGCATGCGGCCATGCGTGGGCGTAGCCGGAAGCGGCAGCCGTTGCCAGGCACGTTTGTTCCATGCGCGCAACATCCTACAAGGGCTGCCGGCGATGCCGCCGCTGCGCTATCCCGCCGGTCCCGCGTTGATCCACTGCCGCAGCAGTTCGCGATGCGCCGGCGAGATGGTCAGGAAGCGGAACCCGGCCCAGGCCTGGCCGGGCGCGTGCGAGCGTTCGCTCCACAGCAGGTGCACGCCGACATCGATCTGCACCTCGCGGCCCAGTTGCGGCATCGCGAAGCGCAACTGGTACAGCGCATCCTCGTGCAGCGGCGCCGAGGCCAGCAACAGCATGCCGTTCTCGGAGACGTTGCCGAGCCGGCCGACCACGGCGTCTTCCATCATGTCCAGCACCGGCACCATGTCCGGAACCTGGCGGCGCGGCGAGCGGCGGGCTTCGGCGATCATGCGTCGTCCTCCAGTGGGCCGGCGGGGGCGGGCGCGCCGGCCAGGGTGCGCAGCGCGCGCACGGTGGCGTGCCAGGCGCGGTCGATCAGGCGCGCGCGGTCCTCGGTGACGATCCGCGCCTGGCTCTGCGCCAGCAGCCGCGACAGCGCGTCCAGCGAGTACTCGGCGGTCTTGTGGCCGCGCTGGTTGACGAACAGGGCGCGGTCGGTGATCGGGCTGTACCAGGACAGCCGCTGCCGTTTCAGGTCGCCCTGCTGGTTGGTCACGAATTCGAACCAGGTGCCGAACGGCAGGCTGCGCAGCCGCGCATACGCCGCCTGCTCGGCCGCGTTGCGCGGCGCCGGCAGCGGCCGCTCGGCGTCCTCGCCCTGGTCGCCGAGGCGGGTGCGCGCCTTGAGCCTGGCGCTGAGCTCGGTGCGCGAGGTCAGCGTGTCGCCGCCGCCCGGCGTGGACAGGCGCCGCGCGATCGCGTCGGCCTCGTCCTGGTGGTAGCCCACCTGCAGCAGGGCGCTGCGCACTTCGCCGGCCAGCTCGGAATCGGACTCGCCGCCGCCGTCGCGGCAGGTGATCTCGGCGATGCATTGGCTCAGCTGCTTGCGCTCGCGCCAGGCATCGGATTCCTCGCCCTGGCGCAGCAGGGTCAAGGTCAGCACGTCGGACCAGGCCTGTTTCAGCAGCGCCTGCACGAACTTCGGCGGCTCCCAGGTCCGGCACAGCGCCTCCAGCGTGGTGCCGGCCAGTTCCTTGGCCACCTCCAGCCGTTCCTTGCCGCGCGCGGCCTCGATGTGGCGGCGCTCGGCGATCTCGGCCTTGTGCGCCAGCGCGCGGTACTGCGCCTGGATGTCCTGGTGGGCCTGCTCGAAGACCTGTTCGTCGCCTTCGTATTCCTCGACCACCCGGTCCACGGTCTGGTTGAGCTTGAGCAGCAGCTGCGGATCGGTGTCCTCTTCGCTGAGCCAGGTGGCGCCGGATTCGGCGACCGCATTGAGCAGCTCGCGCGCCGGATGCTGGCTGCGCACGAAGAACGCGTCGTCCTGCAGCGCGGCGCGGACCAGCGGCACCTGCAGGCGTTCCAGCAGGTGGGCGGCCGGCGCGTCGCTGCGCACTTCGCGCTCGACTTCGGCGTACAGCAGGCCGAGCAGGTCGAAGGTGTCGGCATCCTGCGGCGCCAGCGCCGCCTGCGGGCCGTGCTCGGTGCGCAGCGTGGCCAGCAGGGCGGCCTGCACGTCGCGCACCTGGCGGCGCCCGCGCAGGCCGGCCAGGGTGCTGTACGCCGGCGGCTGCGCCTGCAGTTCGCCCAGGGCCTGCAGCAGCGATGCGGTCGGCAGCGCCGCGCCGCCTGCGTGGGCGGCGGCAGTCGTAGCGCCGCGCGGCGCGGCCGGCATGCCAGGGCCGCCCCCGGCAGGCGCCGCCGTCGCTGCGGCAGCGCCGGGCGTGGAGGAGGAGACGGCGCCGGCTGGCGTGGCGCTGGCGGTCCCCGCCGGGGCCGCCGCATGGGTGCGCGCGGCCGCGAGCAGCTGGCGCAGCGTGGCCAGGTCGGGCGCGTCGCTGGCGGCATTCGGTTGCGTGGCCGCTGCCGTCGCCGTCGTGGCCGCGGTCCGTGGCGACGGCGCGGGCGCGGTGCGCGCTGTCGCCGCGTCGCTGCCCACCGCGCCGGGGCTGCCGGGGGCGGCGCCGGACCAGCCGGTCGGCGCCGCCTGTCCGGACCAGCCGGTGGCCGGGCGCGTGGCGGGGGATGGCCGCGCCGTGCCGCGGTGGGCCGCGGCCGGGTCGGGTGCGGCCGCCGGGCGCGCCACGTAGGGCAGGTAGACCAGCCCGGGCAGTACCCCGGCATGCGCCAGCAACACGTTGGCGCGTTCCACGGTCTCGCCGTAGCGGACCAGCGCCTGGCGCTCGAAGGCGCGGTACAGGGTCAGCTGCGCGTCCAGCCCCAGCCGCAGCTCCTCGCCGGCCTCGCGCAGGATCCGGCACAGCAGGTGCGGTCCCAGCGGGGTGTGCTCGGCCTCGAACGCCGGCCGCGCGGCGAGCACGCCGAAACGCTGGCCGAGCAGTTGCAGCGGGATGCTGGCCCGCGCCGCCTCGCGCCGGGCGATATCGTGCAGCACGATGTCGCGGTCGATGTCCACGTCGGCGACCAGGGTCAGCATCTGCATCGCCGCGTTGGCCTTGTCCTGGCGCAGCAGGCCGACCGGGGCCAGCGGCAGCCGGATCGTGGCAAGGGCCGCTTCCAGCTGCGCCTTGCAGAACGGCGCGAAGCGCTCGCGGCGCGCGCGCAGGCCCTGCAGTTCCTGGTAGATGTCCTGTTGCAGCTGGCCGTGGCGCGCGCGCTGGGCCTGCTCGAACAGCTCGCGCTCCAGCTCGGTCAGGGTCGACTGCAGCGGGGCGTCCAGCGCCTGCCACAGCAGGGCCAGCAGCGCTTCCAGGATGTCGCGCACGCGTGCGGGCAGGGCGGCGCCGGCGAGCGTCGCCGGGCTGGCCGACGGTGTGGCAGACAATGACATCCTGTGATCGCCGTTTGATTTCCGGGTCCGGTATGTAGCACGTTTCTGGCGGCGCAACCACGCCACCCCGCGGCGCGGCGCCGTGTTTCAGAGCATGAACAGGGCGACGACGTCGTTGGTGAAGCGCCGTCCCAGTTCGGTGGGAACCGCCTGTCCGGATTCCACCCGCAGCCAGTCCCGCGCCTGCGCCTGCGCCAGCGCCGGCGCGATCGCCTCCGGCGCCAGGCCGGTGCGCGCGGCGAAATCGCGCAGGGCGAAACCCTGGTTCAGGCGCAGCGCATTGAGCATGTACTCGAACGGGCGCCGTTCGGCGCCGATCCACTCGTCGCCGCCGATCGCCGCCGGGGTGCCGGCCGCGGCCAGGAACGCCTGCGGATGCCTGGTCTTCCAGCGGCGCAGGATGCTCTGCTCGGCGCCGGAACTGATCTTGCCGTGGGCGCCGGCGCCGATGCCCAGGTAGTCGCCGAACTTCCAGTAGTTGAGGTTGTGCGCGCACTGGTGGCCGTCGCGGGCGTAGGCGCTGACCTCGTACTGGGCATAGCCGGCGGCGGCCAGCAGCGCCTGGCAGCGCTCCTGCATGTCCCAGGCGTCGTCGTCCTCGGGGATGCCCTGCGGCGGGCGCGCGGCGAACACGGTGTTCGGTTCCAGGGTCAGCTGGTAGTGGCTGATGTGGGTGGGCTGCAGCGCCAGCGCGCGGGCGATGTCGGTCTCCGCCCCGGCCAGGGTCTGCTGCGGCAGCGCGTACATCAGGTCCAGGTTGAGGTTGGAATACCCGGCGTCCTGCGCCAGCTTCACCGCGCGCTCGGCGTCGGCGCTGTCGTGGATCCGCCCCAGGCGCTGCAGCGCGGCGTCGTCGAAGCTCTGGATGCCGAAGCTGAGCCGGTTGACCCCGGCCGCCAGGTAGCGGTCGAAGCGGCCGTGCTCGGCGGTGCCCGGGTTGGTCTCCAGGGTGATCTCCAGGTTCGGCGCGAAACGCAGGCGCGCGCTGGCCGCCTGCAGGAAGCGGTCGATCGCCTCGGCCGGGAACAGGCTGGGGGTGCCGCCGCCGAAGAACACGGTCTGCACCGTGCGGCCCCAGACCAGCGGCAGGTCCTGGTCCAGGTCGCGGATCAGCGCGTCCACGTAGTCGTCGAACGGCAGCGCGCCCTTGGCCGCATGCGAGTTGAAATCGCAGTACGGGCATTTGCGCACGCACCAGGGCAGGTGCACGTACAGCGACAGCGGGGGCGGGATCAGCGGCGGCATGCGGACAGTGTAGGGCGTGGGGCTGGAGCGGCGGCGCGTGCGCGCGGCCCTGGCGGGGACTGCGGCTTGGCAGAGGCCGGTGCCGCCGGTGGCGCGGCCGCTACAGCGACGCCAGCCGCTGCTTGAGCAGCGCCAGCGCCTGGCCGCGGTGGCTGATCCGGTTCTTCAGCGGCAACGGCATCTGTGCCGCGCTCTGGCCGTGTTCGGGATCGAAGAACACCGGGTCGTAGCCATGGCCGCCGGTCCCGGCGCGGGCGTGCAGGATGCGCCCGCGCCAGCTGCCTTCCACCAGCAGCGGCTGCGGATCCTCGGCGTGCCGCAGCAGCACCAGCACGCAATAGAAATGCGCGGTGCGCTGCGCGTCGGGCACGTCGCGCAGCGCGTGCAGCAGCTTGTCGATGTTGGCCGCGGCATTGCCGTGTTCGCCGGCGTAGCGCGCCGAGTACAGCCCGGGCGCGCCGCGCAGCGCGTCCACGCAGATCCCCGAGTCGTCGGCCAGCGCCGGCAGGCCGGTGACCTGGGCGGCGTGGCGCGCCTTCAGCAGCGCGTTCTCGACGAAGGTCAGGCCGGTCTCGTCGGCGTCGCGCACGCCCAGCGTGGACTGCGCGATCAATTCGATCCCGACGCCGTCGAGCAGCGCATGCAGTTCCTCGAGCTTGCCGGCATTGCTGCTGGCCAGGACCAGTTTCATGGTTTGGGCTCCAGCAGGTCCCATTGGTTGCCGTACGGATCCTGGAACACGGCGACGATCGCATAAGACTCGTTGCGCGGCTGCTCCAGGAACCGCACGCCGCGGGCGAGCATCGCCGCGTGGTCGCGGTGGAAGTCGTCGGTGTGCAGGAAGAAGCCGACCCGGCCGCCACTCTGGCGGCCGATGCAGGCGCGCTGCGCGTCGTCGGCGGCCACGGCCAGCAGCAGGCCGGCGCCGGCATCGCCCGGCGGGCCGACCCGCACCCAGCGCTTGCCGTCGCCCAGCGCGGTGTCTTCCAGCAGCGCGAAACCGAGTGCGCCGGTGTACCAGGCGATGGCCTGGTCGTAGTCCGGCACCACCAGGGTGACCAGGGCGATGCGCTGGTTCATTGCGCCAGCGCGGCGCGCTGCGCCGCCAGCAGGTCGGCGATGCCGCGCTCGGCCAGGCCGAGCAGCGCATCCAGTTCGTCGCGGCGGAACGCGTGGCCTTCGGCGGTGCCCTGGATTTCGATGAAGCCGCCACCGTCGTTCATCACCACGTTCATGTCGGTGTCGCAGTCGCTGTCCTCGGCGTAGTCCAGGTCCAGCACCGGGGTGCCGCGGTAGACGCCGACCGAGACCGCGGCGACCGCGCCGAGCACCACCGGCTTCTTCAGGTCGCCGCGCTTCTGCAGCCAGTT carries:
- the pepQ gene encoding Xaa-Pro dipeptidase, giving the protein MSQHDPSALYAEHLRTLAQRADTALARGGFDHLVVPSGTLHYQLFDDRDYPYAVNPQFKAWLPLTRVPNSWLVYTPGRRPQLIFHQPRDYWHVVPAAPDGWWVEHCDIHVIRTPEEALALLPGPAARCAILGEAQSALGDYVPNNPDAVVQYLEYHRAYKTAYELALMRQAQQLAVRGHRAAEAAFRDGRSEFEIHMAYCGAVGQDANELPYGNIVALNEHGAVLHYTELQRQAPAQRRSFLIDAGASAHGYASDITRSYAADRGSEFQALIDAVDAAQLRMGQSVRAGVDYKQLHLDAHLALMGVLKDFGVITVSPEAALATGVSAAFFPHGLGHPIGLQVHDVAGFAASDRGGRIERPAGHPYLRMTRVLEPGMVVTIEPGVYFIDMLLDEVKQAGHAASVDWARVAQFKPCGGIRIEDEVACTDGDPENLTRPAFAALAA
- a CDS encoding PilZ domain-containing protein, whose product is MIAEARRSPRRQVPDMVPVLDMMEDAVVGRLGNVSENGMLLLASAPLHEDALYQLRFAMPQLGREVQIDVGVHLLWSERSHAPGQAWAGFRFLTISPAHRELLRQWINAGPAG
- a CDS encoding DUF1631 domain-containing protein; the encoded protein is MSLSATPSASPATLAGAALPARVRDILEALLALLWQALDAPLQSTLTELERELFEQAQRARHGQLQQDIYQELQGLRARRERFAPFCKAQLEAALATIRLPLAPVGLLRQDKANAAMQMLTLVADVDIDRDIVLHDIARREAARASIPLQLLGQRFGVLAARPAFEAEHTPLGPHLLCRILREAGEELRLGLDAQLTLYRAFERQALVRYGETVERANVLLAHAGVLPGLVYLPYVARPAAAPDPAAAHRGTARPSPATRPATGWSGQAAPTGWSGAAPGSPGAVGSDAATARTAPAPSPRTAATTATAAATQPNAASDAPDLATLRQLLAAARTHAAAPAGTASATPAGAVSSSTPGAAAATAAPAGGGPGMPAAPRGATTAAAHAGGAALPTASLLQALGELQAQPPAYSTLAGLRGRRQVRDVQAALLATLRTEHGPQAALAPQDADTFDLLGLLYAEVEREVRSDAPAAHLLERLQVPLVRAALQDDAFFVRSQHPARELLNAVAESGATWLSEEDTDPQLLLKLNQTVDRVVEEYEGDEQVFEQAHQDIQAQYRALAHKAEIAERRHIEAARGKERLEVAKELAGTTLEALCRTWEPPKFVQALLKQAWSDVLTLTLLRQGEESDAWRERKQLSQCIAEITCRDGGGESDSELAGEVRSALLQVGYHQDEADAIARRLSTPGGGDTLTSRTELSARLKARTRLGDQGEDAERPLPAPRNAAEQAAYARLRSLPFGTWFEFVTNQQGDLKRQRLSWYSPITDRALFVNQRGHKTAEYSLDALSRLLAQSQARIVTEDRARLIDRAWHATVRALRTLAGAPAPAGPLEDDA
- the hemW gene encoding radical SAM family heme chaperone HemW, which gives rise to MPPLIPPPLSLYVHLPWCVRKCPYCDFNSHAAKGALPFDDYVDALIRDLDQDLPLVWGRTVQTVFFGGGTPSLFPAEAIDRFLQAASARLRFAPNLEITLETNPGTAEHGRFDRYLAAGVNRLSFGIQSFDDAALQRLGRIHDSADAERAVKLAQDAGYSNLNLDLMYALPQQTLAGAETDIARALALQPTHISHYQLTLEPNTVFAARPPQGIPEDDDAWDMQERCQALLAAAGYAQYEVSAYARDGHQCAHNLNYWKFGDYLGIGAGAHGKISSGAEQSILRRWKTRHPQAFLAAAGTPAAIGGDEWIGAERRPFEYMLNALRLNQGFALRDFAARTGLAPEAIAPALAQAQARDWLRVESGQAVPTELGRRFTNDVVALFML
- the rdgB gene encoding RdgB/HAM1 family non-canonical purine NTP pyrophosphatase, whose translation is MKLVLASSNAGKLEELHALLDGVGIELIAQSTLGVRDADETGLTFVENALLKARHAAQVTGLPALADDSGICVDALRGAPGLYSARYAGEHGNAAANIDKLLHALRDVPDAQRTAHFYCVLVLLRHAEDPQPLLVEGSWRGRILHARAGTGGHGYDPVFFDPEHGQSAAQMPLPLKNRISHRGQALALLKQRLASL
- a CDS encoding VOC family protein encodes the protein MNQRIALVTLVVPDYDQAIAWYTGALGFALLEDTALGDGKRWVRVGPPGDAGAGLLLAVAADDAQRACIGRQSGGRVGFFLHTDDFHRDHAAMLARGVRFLEQPRNESYAIVAVFQDPYGNQWDLLEPKP